A window of the Microplitis mediator isolate UGA2020A chromosome 5, iyMicMedi2.1, whole genome shotgun sequence genome harbors these coding sequences:
- the LOC130667846 gene encoding cell surface glycoprotein 1-like isoform X2, which translates to MDIKVITCVVLVLVSMSDVSGIEKRSLYSELRVPLTDLISGKFRYHESRIWKREALGGDVKTKKTIKSNEAIPDYDSALDPIEPSPPDADDNSDPDPEPDSDPPPPPATTAKPKPATKAPTKNTPKNPGVKTPPKRPNPAGKSPPTKAKVIPTTPKPTPTPDPNSLNNVDEPDENKPDESPDEPEKPDETKNTNKENERPESMNSKKNPRDQKKPKEPENDDNNPENPTDENEEPKEAENPDKENENPENENETPEEENENSEVENENPEEENENPEVENENPEEENENPEEENENPEVENENPEVENENPEVEDENPEEENENPEEENENPEEENENPEEENENPEEENENPEVENENPEVENENPEEENENPDAENENPEEENENPEIENENPEEENENPEEEIENPEEENENPEEENENPEVENENPEVENENPEVEDENPDEADDKPEEPVNNTKNPKNKNKPEKPKNDANSPKGTKNKPQKPENDEKPEEPTENEPAEPAEDEKNPEEPTLDEKEPEDSEIPNEPVNNTKAPKGNKNKPEKPKNNNNKPKKPIENEKEPEKPSEDDNEPEEPIEDETEPEEPTEEEEPVEPPKNQKPQKPNTSVKTRPTPRPPSPKPSTDVKSRPPHHPTTRSPPPFPKPKPTPQPHRPTRKPTPAPTESPEVEDEQEPNDDEVPDEDPVTEPPAVKGPKRQPSVKNTPKPPSRPPTPPNRGTPPTKTNKNKPKTTTTTTTPSPPDNDEEEPQDPNDDEPTYPATTPKPKPKPKPSSGTKNRPPNRRPPKRPTTTTPAPEDEEPEEPENPDDPDSDQSPDFSPRFGDPDEQDPSDPSDSSSPSSPSDNPAYPQNPFLNPNMRPGGYPQSPFGFGSASSFASANANAEAGPGSSANAGAFSSANADANGFGPMSGPWPDAFTNMFPPNMIPPNMFPNFNLPYPLQNTKNPSNNPNSGTKGKPSASTPTKSNPNYTPIISISGTFDTNDSSPPPSAHKNPFLSDRKSSGDNGYGSPLNSNPSPNYNSGAGSFSGASSFSSASSSANSNAGAGPFGGFGPFPSPFIGGRFGGNEINGAPSSIDYGFGFNPFFNQHNDFMERIQSRNREMQDRIRSQNREMQERIQAQSQGVGSWAMGSASVSDLGSLDPNGQVYTRTRVTGPYLVMGDRISTQYPGDYEGQDQSPFSLDSRFNNIPFGGAGSNDGSSYAFGSASAGNQGSSQYGGIGPVGPGIRSRFSETLPPSGGSSFGTSSSSSSSSMTGPDGKPITKQSTMTLINDNGKVTMQELHSR; encoded by the exons ATGGATATCAAGGTCATCACGTGTGTTGTTTTGGTCCTCGTGAGTATGAGTGACGTTAGTGGAATTGAAAAACGATCATTATATA GTGAACTTCGCGTGCCATTGACGGATCTTATCAGCGGCAAGTTTCGGTATCACGAATCAAGGATATGGAAAAGGGAAGCACTTGGTGGTGatgttaaaacaaaaaaaactattaaatctAATGAAGCAATACCTGACTATGACTCTGCTTTGGATCCTATTGAGCCTTCTCCACCGGATGCTGATGATAATTCTGATCCTGATCCTGAACCTGATAGTGATCCTCCTCCACCACCTGCTACGACCGCTAAACCTAAGCCTGCGACCAAAGCACCGACTAAAAATACCCCTAAAAATCCTGGTGTTAAGACACCGCCTAAACGACCTAATCCTGCTGGCAAAAGTCCACCGACAAAAGCTAAAGTTATTCCTACTACGCCAAAACCGACGCCGACTCCTGATCCTAATTCTTTGAATAATGTTGATGAGCCTGATGAAAATAAACCTGATGAGTCGCCTGATGAACCTGAGAAGCCTGATGAGACTAAAAATACgaataaagaaaatgaaagGCCTGAGTCGatgaatagtaaaaaaaatcctagaGATCAAAAGAAACCTAAAGAACCTGAAAATGACGATAATAACCCTGAGAATCCAACGGACGAAAATGAAGAACCGAAGGAAGCTGAAAATCCTGATAAGGAAAATGAAAATCCTGAAAATGAAAACGAAACTCCTGaggaagaaaatgaaaattctgaGGTAGAAAACGAGAATCCTGaagaagaaaatgaaaatccTGAGGTAGAAAATGAAAATCCTGAAGAAGAAAACGAGAATCCTGaagaagaaaatgaaaatccTGAGGTAGAAAATGAAAATCCTGAGGTAGAAAACGAAAATCCTGAGGTAGAAGACGAGAATCCTGAAGAAGAAAACGAAAACCCTGaagaagaaaatgaaaatccTGAAGAAGAAAACGAAAACCCTGAAGAAGAAAACGAAAACCCTGaagaagaaaatgaaaatccTGAGGTAGAAAATGAAAATCCTGAGGTAGAAAACGAGAATCCTGaagaagaaaatgaaaatccTGACGCAGAAAACGAAAACCCAGaggaagaaaatgaaaatccTGAGATAGAAAACGAAAACCCTGAGGAAGAAAACGAAAATCCTGAAGAAGAAATCGAAAACCCCGAGGAAGAAAACGAAAACCCTGaagaagaaaatgaaaatccTGAGGTAGAAAATGAAAATCCTGAGGTAGAAAACGAAAATCCTGAGGTAGAAGACGAAAATCCGGATGAAGCAGATGACAAACCGGAAGAGCCTGTAAACAATACAAAAAATCCaaagaacaaaaataaacctgaaaaaccaaaaaatgatgCTAATAGTCCAAAAGGTACTAAAAACAAGCCTCAGAAGCctgaaaatgatgaaaaaccTGAAGAGCCGACTGAAAATGAACCGGCGGAACCAGctgaagatgaaaaaaatccTGAAGAACCTACACTAGATGAAAAAGAGCCAGAAGATAGTGAAATTCCCAATGAACCTGTAAATAATACAAAAGCGCCAAAAGGTAACAAAAATAAACCAGaaaaacccaaaaataataacaataaacctAAAAAACctattgaaaatgaaaaagagCCTGAAAAACCTTCTGAAGATGACAATGAGCCCGAGGAACCAATAGAAGATGAGACGGAACCTGAAGAACCAACAGAAGAAGAAGAACCCGTAGAACCACCTAAAAATCAAAAACCTCAGAAACCAAATACCAGCGTCAAAACTCGCCCAACTCCAAGACCACCTTCTCCCAAACCAAGCACTGACGTCAAATCACGTCCACCCCATCACCCAACTACAAGATCACCTCCACCTTTTCCTAAGCCAAAGCCTACACCTCAACCCCATAGACCAACTCGTAAACCAACACCTGCTCCCACCGAAAGCCCCGAAGTCGAAGACGAACAAGAACCCAATGACGACGAAGTACCCGATGAAGACCCTGTTACTGAACCACCAGCCGTTAAAGGCCCGAAACGACAACCTAGTGTAAAAAATACCCCAAAACCTCCTTCAAGACCTCCGACGCCACCTAACCGAGGTACTCCACCTACCAaaacgaataaaaataaaccaaaaaccactactactactactacaccTTCCCCTCCCGATAACGACGAAGAAGAGCCTCAAGATCCAAATGACGACGAACCCACTTATCCTGCCACTACTCCCAAACCTAAGCCTAAACCTAAACCATCTTCCGGTACTAAAAACCGTCCACCGAATCGACGACCACCCAAACGACCCACAACTACAACACCCGCTCCCGAAGACGAAGAACCCGAGGAACCTGAAAACCCTGACGATCCTGATTCAGATCAAAGTCCAGATTTTTCTCCTAGATTTGGCGATCCCGATGAACAAGACCCTTCAGATCCTTCCGATTCTTCTTCTCCATCATCGCCATCAGATAATCCAGCGTATCCCCAAAATCCGTTCCTGAATCCCAATATGAGACCCGGTGGATATCCACAGTCACCATTTGGTTTTGGTTCAGCATCAAGTTTCGCTTCTGCCAACGCTAATGCAGAAGCCGGGCCCGGATCATCGGCAAACGCCGGTGCATTTTCATCAGCAAACGCAGATGCCAACGGCTTCGGTCCCATGTCTGGACCATGGCCTGACGCATTCACAAATATGTTCCCCCCAAATATGATACCACCAAACATGTTCCCCAATTTTAATCTCCCTTATCCATTACAGAACACAAAAAATCCCTCGAATAACCCAAACTCTGGTACCAAAGGCAAACCTTCCGCTTCAACACCCACTAAATCAAATCCTAACTACACGCCCATCATCAGTATTTCCGGGACTTTTGATACGAATGATTCTTCTCCGCCACCTTCTGCGCATAAAAATCCTTTCTTGAGCGACCGCAAAAGCAGTGGTGATAATGGTTATGGTTCTCCGCTAAACTCAAATCCATCGCCAAACTATAACTCTG GAGCCGGTAGTTTCTCTGGCGCATCAAGTTTCTCAAGTGCCAGCTCCAGTGCTAATTCAAACGCCGGTGCTGGGCCTTTCGGCGGTTTTGGACCCTTCCCATCGCCATTCATTGGCGGAAGATTCGGCGGAAATGAGATCAATGGAGCCCCATCTTCCATAg ATTATGGGTTCGGTTTCAATCCATTCTTCAATCAGCACAACGATTTTATGGAAAGAATACAGTCACGAAACAGAGAAATGCAGGACAGAATACGGTCACAAAACAGAGAAATGCAGGAGAGAATTCAGGCCCAATCACa AGGTGTCGGCTCCTGGGCGATGGGGTCAGCTTCTGTGAGCGACCTCGGCTCACTGGACCCTAACGGTCAAGTCTATACACGTACGCGCGTTACGGGTCCTTACTTGGTGATGGGTGACAGAATTAGTACCCAATACCCCGGAGATTACGAAGGCCAAGATCAGTCTCCGTTTAGTCTAGATTCTAG GTTTAACAACATTCCGTTTGGTGGTGCCGGAAGTAATGATGGTAGTTCCTATGCATTCGGCAGCGCGAGTGCAGGAAATCAAGGGAGTAGCCAATATGGTGGTATTGGACCA gtCGGTCCTGGTATAAGATCACGATTCAGTGAAACCCTACCACCTTCAGGCGGTAGTTCATTCGGAACTTCCTCTAGTTCTAGTTCAAGTTCAATGACGGGACCTGATGGTAAACCTATTACTAAACAAAGTACTATGACTTTAATAAATGACAATGGAAAAGTGACCATGCAAGAGCTCCATAgtcgttaa
- the LOC130667846 gene encoding cell surface glycoprotein 1-like isoform X1 produces the protein MDIKVITCVVLVLVSMSDVSGIEKRSLYSSELRVPLTDLISGKFRYHESRIWKREALGGDVKTKKTIKSNEAIPDYDSALDPIEPSPPDADDNSDPDPEPDSDPPPPPATTAKPKPATKAPTKNTPKNPGVKTPPKRPNPAGKSPPTKAKVIPTTPKPTPTPDPNSLNNVDEPDENKPDESPDEPEKPDETKNTNKENERPESMNSKKNPRDQKKPKEPENDDNNPENPTDENEEPKEAENPDKENENPENENETPEEENENSEVENENPEEENENPEVENENPEEENENPEEENENPEVENENPEVENENPEVEDENPEEENENPEEENENPEEENENPEEENENPEEENENPEVENENPEVENENPEEENENPDAENENPEEENENPEIENENPEEENENPEEEIENPEEENENPEEENENPEVENENPEVENENPEVEDENPDEADDKPEEPVNNTKNPKNKNKPEKPKNDANSPKGTKNKPQKPENDEKPEEPTENEPAEPAEDEKNPEEPTLDEKEPEDSEIPNEPVNNTKAPKGNKNKPEKPKNNNNKPKKPIENEKEPEKPSEDDNEPEEPIEDETEPEEPTEEEEPVEPPKNQKPQKPNTSVKTRPTPRPPSPKPSTDVKSRPPHHPTTRSPPPFPKPKPTPQPHRPTRKPTPAPTESPEVEDEQEPNDDEVPDEDPVTEPPAVKGPKRQPSVKNTPKPPSRPPTPPNRGTPPTKTNKNKPKTTTTTTTPSPPDNDEEEPQDPNDDEPTYPATTPKPKPKPKPSSGTKNRPPNRRPPKRPTTTTPAPEDEEPEEPENPDDPDSDQSPDFSPRFGDPDEQDPSDPSDSSSPSSPSDNPAYPQNPFLNPNMRPGGYPQSPFGFGSASSFASANANAEAGPGSSANAGAFSSANADANGFGPMSGPWPDAFTNMFPPNMIPPNMFPNFNLPYPLQNTKNPSNNPNSGTKGKPSASTPTKSNPNYTPIISISGTFDTNDSSPPPSAHKNPFLSDRKSSGDNGYGSPLNSNPSPNYNSGAGSFSGASSFSSASSSANSNAGAGPFGGFGPFPSPFIGGRFGGNEINGAPSSIDYGFGFNPFFNQHNDFMERIQSRNREMQDRIRSQNREMQERIQAQSQGVGSWAMGSASVSDLGSLDPNGQVYTRTRVTGPYLVMGDRISTQYPGDYEGQDQSPFSLDSRFNNIPFGGAGSNDGSSYAFGSASAGNQGSSQYGGIGPVGPGIRSRFSETLPPSGGSSFGTSSSSSSSSMTGPDGKPITKQSTMTLINDNGKVTMQELHSR, from the exons ATGGATATCAAGGTCATCACGTGTGTTGTTTTGGTCCTCGTGAGTATGAGTGACGTTAGTGGAATTGAAAAACGATCATTATATAGTA GTGAACTTCGCGTGCCATTGACGGATCTTATCAGCGGCAAGTTTCGGTATCACGAATCAAGGATATGGAAAAGGGAAGCACTTGGTGGTGatgttaaaacaaaaaaaactattaaatctAATGAAGCAATACCTGACTATGACTCTGCTTTGGATCCTATTGAGCCTTCTCCACCGGATGCTGATGATAATTCTGATCCTGATCCTGAACCTGATAGTGATCCTCCTCCACCACCTGCTACGACCGCTAAACCTAAGCCTGCGACCAAAGCACCGACTAAAAATACCCCTAAAAATCCTGGTGTTAAGACACCGCCTAAACGACCTAATCCTGCTGGCAAAAGTCCACCGACAAAAGCTAAAGTTATTCCTACTACGCCAAAACCGACGCCGACTCCTGATCCTAATTCTTTGAATAATGTTGATGAGCCTGATGAAAATAAACCTGATGAGTCGCCTGATGAACCTGAGAAGCCTGATGAGACTAAAAATACgaataaagaaaatgaaagGCCTGAGTCGatgaatagtaaaaaaaatcctagaGATCAAAAGAAACCTAAAGAACCTGAAAATGACGATAATAACCCTGAGAATCCAACGGACGAAAATGAAGAACCGAAGGAAGCTGAAAATCCTGATAAGGAAAATGAAAATCCTGAAAATGAAAACGAAACTCCTGaggaagaaaatgaaaattctgaGGTAGAAAACGAGAATCCTGaagaagaaaatgaaaatccTGAGGTAGAAAATGAAAATCCTGAAGAAGAAAACGAGAATCCTGaagaagaaaatgaaaatccTGAGGTAGAAAATGAAAATCCTGAGGTAGAAAACGAAAATCCTGAGGTAGAAGACGAGAATCCTGAAGAAGAAAACGAAAACCCTGaagaagaaaatgaaaatccTGAAGAAGAAAACGAAAACCCTGAAGAAGAAAACGAAAACCCTGaagaagaaaatgaaaatccTGAGGTAGAAAATGAAAATCCTGAGGTAGAAAACGAGAATCCTGaagaagaaaatgaaaatccTGACGCAGAAAACGAAAACCCAGaggaagaaaatgaaaatccTGAGATAGAAAACGAAAACCCTGAGGAAGAAAACGAAAATCCTGAAGAAGAAATCGAAAACCCCGAGGAAGAAAACGAAAACCCTGaagaagaaaatgaaaatccTGAGGTAGAAAATGAAAATCCTGAGGTAGAAAACGAAAATCCTGAGGTAGAAGACGAAAATCCGGATGAAGCAGATGACAAACCGGAAGAGCCTGTAAACAATACAAAAAATCCaaagaacaaaaataaacctgaaaaaccaaaaaatgatgCTAATAGTCCAAAAGGTACTAAAAACAAGCCTCAGAAGCctgaaaatgatgaaaaaccTGAAGAGCCGACTGAAAATGAACCGGCGGAACCAGctgaagatgaaaaaaatccTGAAGAACCTACACTAGATGAAAAAGAGCCAGAAGATAGTGAAATTCCCAATGAACCTGTAAATAATACAAAAGCGCCAAAAGGTAACAAAAATAAACCAGaaaaacccaaaaataataacaataaacctAAAAAACctattgaaaatgaaaaagagCCTGAAAAACCTTCTGAAGATGACAATGAGCCCGAGGAACCAATAGAAGATGAGACGGAACCTGAAGAACCAACAGAAGAAGAAGAACCCGTAGAACCACCTAAAAATCAAAAACCTCAGAAACCAAATACCAGCGTCAAAACTCGCCCAACTCCAAGACCACCTTCTCCCAAACCAAGCACTGACGTCAAATCACGTCCACCCCATCACCCAACTACAAGATCACCTCCACCTTTTCCTAAGCCAAAGCCTACACCTCAACCCCATAGACCAACTCGTAAACCAACACCTGCTCCCACCGAAAGCCCCGAAGTCGAAGACGAACAAGAACCCAATGACGACGAAGTACCCGATGAAGACCCTGTTACTGAACCACCAGCCGTTAAAGGCCCGAAACGACAACCTAGTGTAAAAAATACCCCAAAACCTCCTTCAAGACCTCCGACGCCACCTAACCGAGGTACTCCACCTACCAaaacgaataaaaataaaccaaaaaccactactactactactacaccTTCCCCTCCCGATAACGACGAAGAAGAGCCTCAAGATCCAAATGACGACGAACCCACTTATCCTGCCACTACTCCCAAACCTAAGCCTAAACCTAAACCATCTTCCGGTACTAAAAACCGTCCACCGAATCGACGACCACCCAAACGACCCACAACTACAACACCCGCTCCCGAAGACGAAGAACCCGAGGAACCTGAAAACCCTGACGATCCTGATTCAGATCAAAGTCCAGATTTTTCTCCTAGATTTGGCGATCCCGATGAACAAGACCCTTCAGATCCTTCCGATTCTTCTTCTCCATCATCGCCATCAGATAATCCAGCGTATCCCCAAAATCCGTTCCTGAATCCCAATATGAGACCCGGTGGATATCCACAGTCACCATTTGGTTTTGGTTCAGCATCAAGTTTCGCTTCTGCCAACGCTAATGCAGAAGCCGGGCCCGGATCATCGGCAAACGCCGGTGCATTTTCATCAGCAAACGCAGATGCCAACGGCTTCGGTCCCATGTCTGGACCATGGCCTGACGCATTCACAAATATGTTCCCCCCAAATATGATACCACCAAACATGTTCCCCAATTTTAATCTCCCTTATCCATTACAGAACACAAAAAATCCCTCGAATAACCCAAACTCTGGTACCAAAGGCAAACCTTCCGCTTCAACACCCACTAAATCAAATCCTAACTACACGCCCATCATCAGTATTTCCGGGACTTTTGATACGAATGATTCTTCTCCGCCACCTTCTGCGCATAAAAATCCTTTCTTGAGCGACCGCAAAAGCAGTGGTGATAATGGTTATGGTTCTCCGCTAAACTCAAATCCATCGCCAAACTATAACTCTG GAGCCGGTAGTTTCTCTGGCGCATCAAGTTTCTCAAGTGCCAGCTCCAGTGCTAATTCAAACGCCGGTGCTGGGCCTTTCGGCGGTTTTGGACCCTTCCCATCGCCATTCATTGGCGGAAGATTCGGCGGAAATGAGATCAATGGAGCCCCATCTTCCATAg ATTATGGGTTCGGTTTCAATCCATTCTTCAATCAGCACAACGATTTTATGGAAAGAATACAGTCACGAAACAGAGAAATGCAGGACAGAATACGGTCACAAAACAGAGAAATGCAGGAGAGAATTCAGGCCCAATCACa AGGTGTCGGCTCCTGGGCGATGGGGTCAGCTTCTGTGAGCGACCTCGGCTCACTGGACCCTAACGGTCAAGTCTATACACGTACGCGCGTTACGGGTCCTTACTTGGTGATGGGTGACAGAATTAGTACCCAATACCCCGGAGATTACGAAGGCCAAGATCAGTCTCCGTTTAGTCTAGATTCTAG GTTTAACAACATTCCGTTTGGTGGTGCCGGAAGTAATGATGGTAGTTCCTATGCATTCGGCAGCGCGAGTGCAGGAAATCAAGGGAGTAGCCAATATGGTGGTATTGGACCA gtCGGTCCTGGTATAAGATCACGATTCAGTGAAACCCTACCACCTTCAGGCGGTAGTTCATTCGGAACTTCCTCTAGTTCTAGTTCAAGTTCAATGACGGGACCTGATGGTAAACCTATTACTAAACAAAGTACTATGACTTTAATAAATGACAATGGAAAAGTGACCATGCAAGAGCTCCATAgtcgttaa